Proteins from a genomic interval of Denticeps clupeoides chromosome 20, fDenClu1.1, whole genome shotgun sequence:
- the smim12 gene encoding small integral membrane protein 12 — protein MWPVVWTAMRTYAPYVTFPVAFVVGAVGYHLEWFIRGSPPPRQEERGVLELREERKLEELTGRDSTQVTSLKDRLEFTPRAALNRNRSEKSQE, from the coding sequence ATGTGGCCGGTGGTCTGGACCGCCATGCGGACGTATGCGCCCTACGTCACCTTCCCCGTGGCCTTCGTAGTGGGAGCAGTGGGGTATCACTTGGAGTGGTTCATCCGCGGAAGCCCACCCCCCCGCCAGGAGGAAAGGGGGGTCCTGGAGCTGCGAGAGGAGCggaagctggaggagctgacTGGTCGGGACAGCACTCAGGTCACCAGTCTGAAGGACAGGCTGGAATTCACCCCCCGGGCTGCTTTAAACCGCAACCGCTCCGAGAAGAGCCAGGAGTGA
- the gja4 gene encoding gap junction alpha-4 protein: protein MSRADWSFLEHLLEEGQEHSTGVGRVWLTVLFLFRILVLGTAAESAWDDEQSDFVCNTKQPGCEAVCYDQAFPVSHFRYFVLQVIFVSTPTIFYFGYVALRAAKEAKQKEEVGEKEGRKPQRGRDGAIQGLEVIKESDEKDACYGVNNLVGQENIPEIPRMKGRLLCAYTLSIFLKVALEIGFILGLWVLYGFTVPAKYECERSPCPHVVDCFVSRPTEKTIFTIYTQAIAIISIFLNIIELLSVLQIFITNRLEKRYLLQKHKEISKEAFMLEPGTESPVSLSYQEKTHLFLPLVEGSLAQSAQNYPILDPGANWKEQEELPSYVHCMSSTRSQSSKHKHHSKHSKSHRKADRHDRHKQYV, encoded by the coding sequence ATGTCCAGAGCTGACTGGAGTTTCTTGGAGCACCTGCTTGAGGAGGGACAGGAACACTCGACAGGTGTGGGACGGGTGTGGCTCACTGTCCTCTTTCTTTTCCGCATCTTGGTACTGGGTACGGCGGCCGAGTCAGCTTGGGATGACGAACAGTCAGACTTTGTCTGCAACACCAAGCAGCCAGGCTGTGAAGCCGTCTGCTACGACCAGGCTTTCCCCGTCTCACACTTCCGCTACTTTGTGCTTCAGGTCATCTTTGTTTCCACTCCCACCATCTTCTACTTTGGCTATGTAGCCCTCAGGGCAGCGAAAGAAGCCAAACAGAAGGAGGAGGTAGGGGAGAAGGAGGGGAGGAAACCACAGAGGGGTAGAGATGGGGCAATTCAAGGACTGGAGGTGATCAAGGAAAGTGATGAGAAAGATGCCTGTTATGGGGTAAATAATCTAGTGGGTCAAGAAAATATACCAGAAATTCCCAGGATGAAGGGCAGGCTCCTATGTGCCTACACCCTCAGCATTTTCCTGAAGGTGGCACTGGAGATTGGATTCATCCTGGGTCTCTGGGTCCTGTACGGTTTCACTGTGCCAGCCAAGTACGAGTGCGAACGGAGCCCCTGCCCACATGTGGTAGACTGCTTTGTGTCACGTCCCACCGAGAAGACCATCTTCACCATTTACACCCAGGCTATTGCTATAATCTCCATCTTCCTCAACATCATAGAGCTCCTCAGCGTCCTGCAGATTTTTATCACCAATCGGCTTGAGAAACGATACCTGCTCCAGAAGCACAAGGAGATCTCCAAAGAAGCATTTATGCTGGAGCCAGGCACAGAATCTCCAGTGTCCCTGTCCTACCAGGAGAAGACCCATCTTTTCCTCCCCCTGGTAGAAGGGAGTCTTGCCCAGTCTGCTCAGAACTACCCCATTCTGGACCCAGGAGCAAACTGGAAGGAGCAAGAAGAGCTGCCCAGCTACGTTCACTGCATGTCCAGCACGAGAAGCCAGTCCAGCAAACACAAGCATCACAGTAAACACAGCAAGAGCCACAGGAAGGCAGACCGGCATGACCGGCACAAGCAATATGTGTGA